In one window of Nakamurella alba DNA:
- the leuD gene encoding 3-isopropylmalate dehydratase small subunit codes for MEAFTTHTGAGIPLRRSNVDTDQIIPAVYLKRINRTGFEDGLFAAWRSDPTFVLNNPAFSGGSVLVAGPDFGTGSSREHAVWALRDYGIRAVISSRFADIFRGNSAKDGLLAAQVTQDDVELLWKLLENNPGMTLTVDLREQTITAADGTVVGFQIDPYTRWRLLEGLDDISLTLRHADEIENFEQARPAFKPRVEVAG; via the coding sequence ATGGAAGCCTTCACCACCCACACCGGCGCCGGGATCCCGCTGCGCCGCAGCAACGTCGACACCGACCAGATCATCCCGGCGGTGTACCTCAAGCGGATCAACCGGACCGGTTTCGAGGACGGGCTGTTCGCCGCCTGGCGCTCGGATCCGACCTTCGTGCTGAACAACCCGGCCTTCTCGGGTGGATCGGTGCTGGTCGCGGGACCGGACTTCGGCACCGGATCCTCGCGCGAGCACGCCGTCTGGGCGCTGCGGGACTACGGGATCCGGGCCGTGATCTCGTCGCGGTTCGCCGACATCTTCCGTGGGAACTCGGCGAAGGACGGTCTTCTCGCCGCCCAGGTCACCCAGGACGACGTCGAGCTGCTCTGGAAGCTGCTGGAGAACAACCCCGGGATGACGCTCACGGTGGACCTGCGCGAGCAGACGATCACCGCCGCCGACGGCACGGTGGTCGGTTTCCAGATCGATCCGTACACCCGCTGGCGTCTCCTCGAGGGCCTGGACGACATCTCGCTGACCCTGCGACATGCCGACGAGATCGAGAATTTCGAACAGGCCCGGCCGGCCTTCAAGCCCCGGGTCGAGGTCGCCGGCTGA
- a CDS encoding HU family DNA-binding protein translates to MNKTDLINALAEKLDGDKKVAQTAVEGFIDLVQREVHKGESVSISGFGVFEKRARAARTARNPRTGEAVKVRKTTVPAFRPGKYFKDVIAGAIKLPKATGKPTSARAAVAAAKAAVTAAPTRTRAAAAKPAAAAAKPATTRTRAAAKPAAAPAAKAAPAAKPATTRTRAAAKPAAAAPAAAKPATRTRAAAKPAAAAPAAKATPARKPAAKKK, encoded by the coding sequence ATGAACAAGACCGATCTGATCAACGCGCTGGCGGAAAAGCTGGACGGTGACAAGAAGGTCGCGCAGACCGCCGTCGAGGGTTTCATCGACCTGGTGCAGCGCGAGGTCCACAAGGGCGAGAGCGTCTCGATCTCCGGCTTCGGCGTCTTCGAGAAGCGTGCCCGCGCCGCCCGCACCGCGCGCAACCCGCGCACCGGTGAGGCTGTGAAGGTCCGCAAGACCACCGTTCCCGCCTTCCGCCCCGGCAAGTACTTCAAGGACGTCATCGCCGGCGCCATCAAGCTGCCGAAGGCCACCGGCAAGCCCACCAGCGCCCGCGCCGCCGTCGCCGCCGCCAAGGCCGCGGTCACCGCCGCGCCGACCCGGACCCGTGCCGCTGCCGCCAAGCCCGCTGCTGCCGCTGCGAAGCCGGCCACCACGCGGACCCGCGCCGCCGCCAAGCCCGCCGCCGCCCCGGCTGCCAAGGCTGCTCCGGCCGCCAAGCCGGCCACCACGCGGACCCGCGCCGCCGCCAAGCCCGCTGCTGCCGCTCCGGCCGCCGCGAAGCCGGCGACCCGGACCCGTGCCGCGGCCAAGCCGGCCGCTGCCGCCCCGGCTGCCAAGGCCACCCCGGCGCGCAAGCCGGCCGCCAAGAAGAAGTGA
- a CDS encoding NUDIX hydrolase produces the protein MSPHESGAVLAAGAVLWRPSRKHGVRVALVRRPRYDDWSLPKGKSHSGESPAVTALREVVEETGSGAVLGRTLTTVSYVVSGRPKTVQYFAARSTGGDFVPGREVDRLDWLSPAAARSKMTYEFDRAVLDTFQRERADLRTVLLVRHARAGQRESWSGRDETRPLDSKGQKQAAALVPELLPFGPLQVRAAPLVRCTDTVRPLADRLGLDVRPERALSEDAYRDDPAGARHRLLDYAQGLSDDAPGSVVACSQGGVIPGVVKSLAARSGASVPRIGTPKASFWVLSFEDRRLVQADHWAAPQV, from the coding sequence GTGAGTCCCCACGAGTCCGGGGCGGTCCTCGCCGCCGGAGCGGTGCTGTGGCGCCCGTCCCGGAAGCACGGCGTCCGCGTCGCACTGGTCCGGCGGCCCCGGTACGACGACTGGTCCCTGCCGAAGGGCAAGTCGCACTCCGGTGAGTCCCCGGCGGTCACCGCGCTGCGCGAGGTGGTGGAGGAGACCGGGTCCGGGGCGGTTCTGGGCCGGACCCTGACCACCGTGTCCTACGTCGTGTCCGGTCGCCCGAAGACGGTGCAGTACTTCGCCGCCCGCTCCACCGGCGGCGACTTCGTCCCCGGTCGCGAGGTGGACCGGCTGGACTGGCTCTCGCCCGCGGCGGCGCGCTCGAAGATGACCTACGAGTTCGACCGGGCGGTGCTGGACACCTTCCAGCGGGAGCGGGCGGATCTGCGGACCGTGCTGCTCGTCCGGCACGCCCGCGCCGGTCAGCGGGAGTCCTGGTCCGGCCGGGACGAGACCCGGCCGCTGGACAGCAAGGGGCAGAAGCAGGCCGCAGCCCTGGTTCCGGAGCTGCTGCCCTTCGGCCCGCTGCAGGTGCGGGCCGCGCCGCTGGTGCGGTGCACCGACACCGTGCGGCCGCTGGCCGACCGGCTCGGCCTGGACGTCCGCCCGGAACGCGCACTGTCCGAGGACGCCTACCGTGACGACCCGGCCGGTGCCCGACACCGGTTGCTGGACTACGCCCAGGGCCTGTCCGACGACGCCCCGGGCTCCGTGGTCGCCTGCAGCCAGGGGGGTGTGATCCCAGGCGTCGTCAAGTCCCTCGCCGCCAGGTCCGGCGCGTCGGTGCCGCGGATCGGCACCCCGAAGGCGTCGTTCTGGGTGCTCAGCTTCGAGGACCGGCGCCTGGTGCAGGCCGATCACTGGGCCGCGCCGCAGGTCTGA